In the genome of Rhodoplanes sp. Z2-YC6860, one region contains:
- a CDS encoding efflux RND transporter permease subunit, with translation MVGFFIQRPIFASAIAVIMVLAGSICFFLLPISQFPDITPPQVIVQANYPGASAQVVADTVTTPLEQQINGVQGMTYMSSSSSNDGSAMITITFEVGYSLDIAAVDVQNRVAQASSALPAIVNQAGITIKKQNPNFVLIVNLTSPDHSVDPVALSNYAYLQIADPLKRVPGVGDVQFFGERRYSMRVWLDPDKLSNLGLTAVDVQQAVAEQNIQVAAGKIGQAPAPAGTAFEMQVNAVGRLANPEEFGEIVVRSDPTKGSAVRLKDVARLELGALTYTSSGFFGDDPTVVLAVFQAANSNALQLKDNVKAKMDELAKRFPPGIEYAMHYDTTRFVSASMHDVMVTLFEALILVIFVVYIFLQSWRTTLIPVIAIPVSLIATLIVMRLLGFSLNMLSLLGMVLAIGLVVDDAIVVVENVERQLEAGLRPLEAARKAMSEVTGPIIATTAVLMAVFIPVAFIPGVAGRLYNQFALTVAISVGISALNSLTLSPALSAAFLRHRGEVTFKPFVWFNRGFGWLSHQYAEGVRHLIGWWKPIIVVFVVALGATYWISTRIPSTFLPVEDQGYFFVVIQMPDGSSLQRTDEFAKKVRGILQETPGVDIVGSITGFNFLTYAAQSNSAVEFAILKPWDERPPEQSAPNLVNALRGKLLSLPEGIALSFDPPSIPGMGSTGGFEFQVEDLSGRGPNALNEALQAVLAEARKQPQLASHGLFSPFSNSTPQFKYDLDRNKAKLLGLNLPDIFNTLQIYLGSLYVNDFNLFGRNFRVTMQAEKDARSSENDISKLYVRNSAGGMVPLSTLGSLKPIVGPETVSHYNNYASAVINGTPAPGFSSGQAIAAMERAAAIALPRDFSFEWTGITFQELKAGSIATVVFALAIVFVFLILAAQYESWSMPFMVLLAVPLALFGALAALWIRGLQIDVYSQIGFVMLIGLAAKNAILIVEFAKHLRESGMGIVEAAMEAGRLRLRPILMTAFAFILGVVPLMLATGAGAASRQSIGTTVFGGMLAATVLTLLMVPVFYALIERAREARETRSGSPHDGHTPRLGAEPAE, from the coding sequence ATGGTCGGTTTTTTCATTCAGCGTCCGATCTTCGCATCGGCCATCGCAGTGATCATGGTCCTTGCCGGATCGATCTGCTTTTTCCTTTTGCCGATCTCGCAGTTCCCGGACATCACGCCGCCGCAGGTCATCGTGCAGGCGAACTATCCGGGCGCCAGCGCCCAGGTCGTCGCCGACACCGTCACGACTCCGCTTGAGCAGCAGATCAACGGCGTCCAGGGCATGACCTACATGTCGTCGTCGAGCTCGAATGACGGCTCGGCGATGATCACCATCACGTTCGAAGTCGGCTATTCGCTCGATATCGCAGCGGTCGACGTGCAGAACCGTGTCGCGCAGGCGTCGTCCGCGCTGCCTGCGATCGTCAATCAGGCCGGCATCACGATCAAGAAGCAGAATCCGAACTTCGTCCTGATCGTCAATCTCACCTCGCCGGATCATTCCGTCGATCCCGTCGCGCTGTCGAACTATGCCTATCTCCAGATCGCCGATCCGTTGAAGCGCGTTCCCGGCGTCGGCGACGTGCAGTTCTTCGGCGAGCGGCGCTATTCGATGCGCGTCTGGCTCGATCCGGACAAGCTTTCCAATCTCGGCCTCACCGCCGTCGATGTGCAGCAGGCCGTCGCGGAGCAGAACATCCAGGTTGCGGCGGGCAAGATCGGCCAGGCTCCGGCCCCCGCCGGCACGGCTTTCGAGATGCAGGTCAACGCAGTCGGCCGGCTCGCCAATCCCGAGGAGTTTGGCGAGATCGTCGTGCGCTCCGACCCGACCAAGGGATCGGCTGTGCGCTTGAAGGATGTCGCGCGTCTCGAGCTCGGCGCGCTGACATACACGTCGTCGGGTTTCTTCGGTGACGATCCGACCGTGGTGCTCGCCGTATTCCAGGCGGCCAACTCGAACGCCTTGCAGCTCAAGGACAACGTCAAAGCCAAGATGGACGAGTTGGCGAAGCGATTCCCGCCGGGCATCGAATACGCCATGCACTACGACACCACGCGCTTCGTGTCGGCCTCGATGCACGACGTGATGGTCACGTTGTTCGAGGCGCTGATCCTCGTGATTTTCGTCGTCTACATCTTCCTGCAGAGCTGGCGCACGACGCTCATTCCCGTGATCGCGATCCCGGTCTCCCTGATTGCGACTTTGATCGTGATGCGGCTGCTCGGCTTCTCGTTGAACATGCTGAGCCTGCTCGGCATGGTTCTGGCGATCGGCCTCGTGGTCGACGACGCCATCGTCGTGGTCGAGAACGTCGAACGTCAGCTCGAGGCCGGACTGCGCCCGCTCGAGGCCGCCCGCAAGGCCATGAGCGAAGTCACCGGCCCGATCATCGCGACGACCGCGGTGTTGATGGCGGTGTTCATTCCGGTCGCCTTCATCCCGGGCGTCGCGGGCCGGCTGTACAATCAGTTCGCTCTGACGGTGGCGATCTCCGTCGGCATCTCCGCCTTAAATTCGCTGACGCTCAGTCCCGCGCTCAGCGCGGCCTTCCTGCGCCATCGCGGCGAGGTCACGTTCAAACCGTTCGTCTGGTTCAACCGCGGTTTCGGCTGGCTCTCGCATCAATACGCCGAAGGCGTGCGCCACCTCATCGGGTGGTGGAAGCCGATCATCGTGGTGTTCGTGGTGGCGCTTGGCGCGACCTATTGGATCTCGACGCGCATCCCGTCGACCTTCCTGCCGGTCGAGGACCAGGGCTATTTCTTCGTCGTCATCCAGATGCCGGACGGCTCGTCGCTTCAGCGCACCGACGAATTCGCCAAGAAGGTTCGCGGCATCCTGCAGGAGACACCCGGCGTCGACATCGTCGGCTCCATCACCGGCTTCAACTTCCTGACCTATGCGGCGCAGTCGAACTCCGCGGTGGAGTTCGCCATCCTGAAGCCCTGGGACGAGCGGCCGCCGGAGCAGAGCGCGCCCAATCTGGTCAACGCGCTGCGAGGCAAACTTTTGTCGCTGCCGGAAGGCATCGCGCTCAGCTTCGACCCGCCGTCCATCCCTGGCATGGGCTCGACCGGCGGCTTCGAGTTTCAGGTCGAGGATCTGAGCGGCCGCGGCCCCAATGCGCTGAACGAGGCGTTGCAGGCGGTGCTCGCCGAGGCGCGCAAGCAGCCGCAGCTTGCGAGCCACGGTCTGTTCTCGCCGTTCTCGAATTCGACGCCGCAATTCAAATACGACCTGGATCGTAACAAGGCGAAGCTCTTGGGCCTCAACCTCCCGGACATCTTCAACACGCTGCAGATCTATCTCGGCTCGCTCTATGTGAACGACTTCAACCTGTTCGGCCGCAATTTCCGGGTGACGATGCAGGCCGAGAAGGACGCGCGCAGTTCCGAGAACGACATTTCCAAGCTCTATGTCCGCAACTCGGCGGGCGGCATGGTGCCGCTGTCGACGCTGGGCTCGCTGAAACCCATCGTCGGGCCGGAAACGGTGTCGCATTACAACAACTACGCCTCCGCGGTGATCAACGGCACGCCGGCTCCGGGCTTCAGCTCGGGGCAGGCCATCGCTGCCATGGAGCGCGCGGCCGCGATCGCGCTGCCGCGCGACTTCAGCTTCGAGTGGACCGGCATCACGTTCCAGGAGCTCAAAGCCGGCTCGATCGCCACCGTCGTGTTCGCGCTCGCCATCGTGTTCGTGTTCCTCATCCTGGCGGCGCAGTATGAAAGCTGGTCGATGCCATTCATGGTGCTGCTCGCCGTGCCGCTGGCGCTGTTCGGTGCGCTGGCCGCGCTCTGGATCAGGGGGCTGCAGATCGACGTCTATTCGCAGATCGGCTTCGTCATGCTGATCGGACTAGCGGCGAAGAACGCGATTCTGATCGTCGAATTCGCCAAGCATCTGCGCGAAAGCGGCATGGGCATCGTCGAAGCCGCCATGGAGGCGGGCCGGCTCCGTCTGCGCCCGATCCTGATGACGGCCTTCGCCTTCATCCTCGGCGTGGTGCCGCTGATGCTGGCGACCGGCGCAGGTGCTGCGAGCCGGCAGTCGATCGGCACCACCGTGTTCGGCGGCATGCTGGCCGCAACGGTCCTGACGCTGCTGATGGTGCCGGTGTTCTACGCCCTGATCGAGCGGGCGCGCGAGGCGCGCGAAACCCGCTCGGGATCACCACATGACGGTCACACGCCGCGGCTTGGCGCAGAGCCAGCCGAATAG
- a CDS encoding efflux RND transporter periplasmic adaptor subunit, which translates to MKTWKLALSGVAAVAVVGVVYMLMRPDHGSKAAAPQMQAMPVPVADVEKKTIPIYLDYSARTESIRNVALQAKIAGYVQEQPVADGADVQRDALLYRIDPRDYQAALDQAKAQLQRDIAALEYATVLAQRGVELSKTGAIPKDTVDQRNSAMKQNEATVAADKAAVQQAENNLAYTEIRAPFAGRVGRNKAPVGTLINGAGTPLNTIVQLDPIYVTFNPSETELAQIQKARNGGRVGVEITLPGESQAGHSGELTFIDNTVDPSTGTITARATIQNKDFSMLPGQYVRARVLIREQPDTLMVPQVAVGSSQLGKYLYVVGAGSKVEMRPVKLGPVDGEKIAVLTGIQAGDKVITGNLQKIGPGLQVAPQTQQREANAGN; encoded by the coding sequence ATGAAAACGTGGAAATTAGCGCTGAGCGGCGTCGCGGCGGTGGCTGTTGTCGGGGTCGTCTACATGCTGATGCGCCCTGACCATGGGAGCAAGGCGGCCGCGCCGCAGATGCAGGCGATGCCGGTGCCGGTGGCCGACGTCGAGAAGAAGACCATACCGATCTATCTCGACTACTCCGCCCGGACCGAGTCGATCCGCAACGTCGCGCTTCAGGCCAAAATCGCGGGCTACGTGCAGGAGCAGCCGGTCGCCGATGGGGCAGACGTCCAGCGTGACGCGCTGCTGTATCGCATCGACCCGCGCGACTACCAGGCCGCCCTCGATCAGGCGAAAGCGCAGCTCCAGCGCGACATCGCCGCGCTCGAATACGCCACCGTGCTGGCACAGCGCGGCGTCGAGCTGAGCAAGACCGGCGCCATCCCCAAGGACACGGTCGATCAACGCAACAGCGCGATGAAGCAAAACGAGGCCACGGTCGCCGCCGATAAGGCTGCGGTGCAGCAGGCCGAGAACAATCTGGCCTACACGGAAATCCGCGCGCCGTTCGCCGGCCGCGTCGGCCGCAACAAGGCGCCGGTGGGCACGCTGATCAATGGCGCGGGCACGCCACTGAACACCATCGTGCAGCTCGATCCGATCTACGTCACGTTCAACCCGAGCGAGACGGAACTGGCGCAGATTCAGAAAGCACGCAACGGCGGGCGGGTCGGCGTCGAGATCACGCTGCCCGGCGAGAGCCAGGCGGGTCACTCGGGCGAGCTGACGTTCATCGACAACACGGTCGATCCGTCCACCGGCACGATCACGGCGCGTGCGACCATCCAGAACAAGGACTTCAGCATGTTGCCGGGGCAGTACGTGCGCGCCCGCGTGCTGATCCGCGAGCAGCCCGACACGCTCATGGTGCCCCAGGTGGCCGTGGGCTCAAGTCAGCTCGGCAAATACCTTTATGTCGTCGGCGCCGGCAGCAAGGTGGAGATGCGTCCGGTCAAGCTCGGCCCGGTCGACGGCGAGAAGATCGCCGTTCTCACCGGCATCCAGGCCGGCGACAAAGTCATCACCGGCAACCTGCAGAAGATCGGCCCTGGCCTTCAGGTCGCGCCGCAGACACAGCAGCGTGAGGCGAACGCAGGAAACTGA